The genomic region TTAATGTACAAATACTACAAtgcacagagatttttttttcctgagttgcAACAGATTATCCATTGAAAGGATCTTTTGCTTAACTGCCCAGACTCTTGTGGGGCCAGCCAGACACTACTCCAGATGGCAAGTTGTTAGGGCTGGACAGAATGGCTTTGGAAGACTTCTCAACAGATGAAGGCTGTAATGTTCggattttactgttttgtttttttttacccctgTAGTTCCCAGGGTGGGAAGGTACTGGGATGGAAGCAGAGTGCCGCCCGCCCACCTGCTACCACCTGTTTAGCTTTTGCAGTTTCTATAAAGCCTCATCTTGTCTGTAAGACACAATCATTGCTTGCCGGCAGGAGTcaagaaagaagagatttcTGTTACGAAGTTATGTCTTTGGATCGCAAGAGTTCATCCTTTCAAAATACTCTCCTAAACTGAATCAGaacttatttcatttgaaatggtCATTTGGAATTGATGTGTTTTTAATCCATTAAGATCCTTTTTGGATTAAATGGACCATTTTCTTCAGTAACGTACATTTGGAGAATGGAgatttcattgttttctctctctttgagtttaaagaaattaaaagaatgaaagcGTAAGACATTAAAAactctttattctttctttaaataataagAAGTGATTTCCAGACATTTCCAGAAGAACCAGAAGacctttcattttatttttttttttttagatgctAAGAAAAATATCCCATCATTGATATCTGGAAACAGATTCAAGAGTTACGCAGGCTACTCACATGAGTGCTTTCCCTACCACTTTTTAGAcacctaatttttaaaaagtaatctttgtgtgtgtgaaacGGAAGTTGCATCAAATATGAAAACCTGTAAATCCAGTCATTTGGATTCAGGCATAGAATCAGACATCCAGTGCAGAAGTGGACCAGGCTGTGTGGTGAAGTGCAGTTCAGAAAGAATGGAGAATGCTGCAAAGAGAAGACTGGCTGCCAATGCCAGGGAGAGAAGACGGATGCAAGGACTGAACACAGCCTTTGATCGTTTGAGAAAGGTGGTTCCACAGTGGGGTCAAGATAAGAAGCTGTCCAAGTATGAGACCCTTCAGATGGCTTTGAGTTATATCATGGCTCTCACTAGAATACTTGCCGAAGCAGAAAGATACAGTACTGAAAAAGAATGGATTAGCGTTCACTGTGAACACTTTCATCCGGAGAGCTACCACCATTACACGGGACAAAAAATGGCAACGGACAGTGATCCTTACGCACAGCGAATATTCAGCTATCACCCTGAACACTTTCAAATAGCTAATTAGAACTTTTTACAAACTAAGAATATGCGGCAGGCCAGATGTGTAATTTAATGATTAGCAAGAGTTAATCTGCTTGAATAAGGTAATATTGGCATTATAATAGCTCATTCTTGTCTGCAGCTTATACTAatttgacaaaataaatttgctttgaGAGCTTTAAATCAATATGCATTTAAGAAGATTGAATTTATTTAATGCTGGTGGAAAGCAtagttttaatttgaaatcttTCTCACAATTTCTTCCTAGTTCATCTAATTCATTTgattcttttattaaataagtttttggtatttttttttactgtgaagaaTCATGACAGATTCTACAGATCACGGGCCAAATTGACCCGTGGTATAACTGAATCGAGTAACACCAGAAATTAACTTCAttccatgtttttatttttatgtcgGCTTTAAAGTtattctttggtttgttttcacatAAATGGCTCCCATGGAAAAAGTTTTATAATGTATTGGAGTTCTAGTCCTCAGAGAACTAACTTTCTTAAACTTTGTAAGTTTGACGTATGGGTTCCAAGGTTGTGTAGGTTTGCTTTAATGCAATATATAGTGTCTTTTGTATGCTCAGAAAAGAGCTAGTTTCAAGTCGTGGAAggaatgttttttattttcaatggcTGTAAAAGCACATGTGACTATATACCATAAATGAGAATGCTCACATGAAAATAATCTAAACTTCTAGATTTCTGTAGACtttaaatgtttgaatttttttttccattttatgttATCTGGAAACAATAACAGATTTTGTAAATCATAAATAAAGTGTTTTCTATGATATGTCCTCACCAACTACCTGAAATTCCTACTCTAGGAATTACTTACTAGTGGCTTTCCCACCCCGAATGTTACACTACTTCCATCACAGTCCTGGCAGTGTAATGTGCAGAAGAATCAACTAGCAAATGATGCTTGCTTCCCAGTTAGAGTAGGAAGTGTGTTTTACGTACCCTCTGAAAAGCAGCCTTTAAAGATAAGAGTTTGGTAAAAAGTTATAGAGCATTCTTCCAAAGCAGTTGAGTTCATTTCAGCCCTGGTGATGCCCTGAATCGCCTTTGTTTGTTTGCGTTTTTCACTTGTGGAGAATAGAGTGATCTGGGTAGAAAgggcagaagaggaaaggaggttGGGAAGGTCAAAAAATGAGTAGGAGCAGGAcagctggagaagcagatgTGTTTGTAGCAGGATGTAGAGTCCACAAAAGTTCGACTGCCGATGTCTGTTGTGATGGCAGCAGACTGTGAAGCTGAAGGGTACTTCTGCTGGTGCTTGTTTCCAGAAACAAGCCCTTGCTAGTGTTAGCCatgagggagaaggagaaaaggagctgCTGTCCCAGAACAGCTGTTGGTGGGTTTCCAGCAGGGAAGGCTGGCGGGTTCCCTGCTGACTGCTGCCCTATCTTATATTTTAGAATTCTTTCAAATGACAAATGAATAGCTTTGATAGGAGTTATTTTCAACAGTTAAGCagctttcagtgaaaaacaaaagcatcaaTAGGAACTAAGccctgttttgggggagaagggctctgctgcaggaacaGTTACATACAAAGACCTGACCTTACTGTCTGTCTTCTCTCAGAACCCTTATTGACGTTTTGCCCTTGGTCGCTGTCATGCAGACTAGTACATTTCCTGAGGCAGGAGTTGGACTGTTCCTGGAGTGAAAGCTGCTGGGACAGACTTTCAGGCTAGGTTAAACACATATAGAAGAGGCACTGAATATT from Ciconia boyciana chromosome 8, ASM3463844v1, whole genome shotgun sequence harbors:
- the ATOH7 gene encoding transcription factor ATOH7; translated protein: MKTCKSSHLDSGIESDIQCRSGPGCVVKCSSERMENAAKRRLAANARERRRMQGLNTAFDRLRKVVPQWGQDKKLSKYETLQMALSYIMALTRILAEAERYSTEKEWISVHCEHFHPESYHHYTGQKMATDSDPYAQRIFSYHPEHFQIAN